A portion of the Stigmatella aurantiaca DW4/3-1 genome contains these proteins:
- a CDS encoding ATP-binding protein — protein sequence MECFRCRASGPADAAYCYRCGTALSAPAPAQGGTRRLLTVLFSDLSGYTAMNEVLDPEEVSEVLGRIKEGARRIVEAHGGVVNQFVGDEVMALFGMPTAHEDDARRAVSAALEMHRFVGELSAEVAPRLGRPLHLHTGLTTGTVLVRPSDIRDGLYSVTGDTVNTAARLLSKAEQDEILIGAPTSRLAAPFFQVKEREPLDLKGKARRVPAYRVLGPAARTSFEVSQRRGLTAYIGRQKELKQLEGLLARTVAGEHMAITVAGPPGLGKSRLLYEVEHRALQWGMLVLHGRCEAYGSVTPYQPFLHVLRDLLGLTEEGAPREVRARVDAAVRVLENAELERRLPFLLHLLSLNAGQNMAPGGLEGDQLRRELAETLRVLLHGLAHRLPVLLMLEDWHWADAASDAALRYLVSTIEGFPVMFLVNHRDDYCPRWGSVPSVALRLGPLQPEETASMVRALLGGAGTLPERLFAMVHERTGGNPFFIEEVCRALLEGEEVVIEEAGPRLTRELTRLDVPDSVQAVVRARIDRLGAAEAEVLALAAVVGTDVPLRLLERLVEAPERLPDLLERLKAAEMLWEDGEGREQMYRFKHLIIHDVAYGSQMLSQRRGLHIRVGEVLEELSAIRPMEHFEALAHHYGRGEQYGKASLYAELAGDKAAQSHALEAARRQYERALEFLEKLDRTQELMRRRVELVIRWSKAALHKPSTRQVNALEECYAISLEIGYPKGAMRCGFWAGFLQYALGNQAEAVWHFERVLPLARELGDGQMVAQIQLSLGQSFAVSTEYQQALECFSKGMAFPPSFGVEAHAAKAYAMGYLGMLHGDQGRFDEGYRCLEEGLRMVRTLGRRSLEGSVVTLQAMVRLWQGDWNASLEAALWLRSEAERMGGPFIIAMSKTVEGFARFHLSGGAAAITLLSEAVSWLEENDTRLALSWNQACLAEALALEGRGDEARRQADRALTRALSGDRRGEAMAHRALGLAAARSYLPDHARALEHLEKSIEVARRKDSPREEALSRFRMAESLRALGRRDEAAHQLGLSLPRLEEMNMVWYRQQAHVLWEGLAGALPR from the coding sequence TTGGAGTGCTTTCGTTGCAGAGCCTCGGGTCCAGCGGACGCCGCCTATTGCTACCGGTGCGGCACCGCCCTGTCGGCCCCCGCCCCCGCGCAGGGGGGGACGCGCCGGCTGCTGACGGTGCTGTTCTCGGATCTCTCGGGCTACACCGCCATGAACGAGGTGCTGGACCCCGAGGAGGTGTCCGAGGTGCTCGGCCGCATCAAGGAGGGGGCGCGGCGCATCGTCGAGGCGCATGGCGGGGTGGTGAATCAGTTCGTGGGCGACGAGGTGATGGCCCTCTTTGGCATGCCGACCGCGCACGAGGATGACGCGCGCCGGGCGGTCAGCGCCGCGCTGGAAATGCACCGCTTCGTGGGCGAGCTGAGCGCCGAGGTGGCTCCCCGCCTGGGGCGCCCGTTGCACCTGCACACCGGCCTCACGACGGGCACCGTCCTGGTGAGGCCCAGCGACATCCGGGATGGGCTCTACAGCGTCACCGGCGACACGGTGAACACGGCCGCGCGCCTGCTCTCGAAGGCCGAGCAGGATGAGATCCTCATCGGTGCCCCCACCTCCCGGTTGGCCGCGCCCTTCTTCCAGGTGAAGGAGCGCGAGCCGCTGGACCTGAAGGGCAAGGCCCGGCGGGTTCCCGCCTACCGCGTGCTGGGCCCGGCGGCGCGGACCTCCTTTGAAGTCTCCCAGCGGCGAGGGCTGACGGCCTATATCGGCCGGCAGAAAGAGCTGAAGCAGCTCGAAGGCCTGCTCGCGCGCACCGTCGCCGGCGAGCACATGGCCATCACCGTGGCGGGGCCGCCGGGATTGGGCAAGAGCCGGCTGCTCTACGAGGTGGAGCACCGGGCGCTCCAGTGGGGGATGTTGGTGCTGCATGGCCGCTGTGAGGCCTACGGCAGCGTGACGCCCTACCAGCCCTTCCTGCACGTGCTCCGGGATTTGCTGGGCCTGACCGAGGAGGGCGCGCCCCGCGAGGTGCGGGCCCGGGTCGATGCCGCCGTCCGGGTGCTGGAGAACGCCGAGCTGGAGCGGCGCCTGCCCTTTTTGCTGCACCTGTTGTCGCTGAACGCGGGGCAGAACATGGCCCCCGGGGGCCTGGAAGGGGACCAGCTCCGCCGCGAACTGGCGGAGACCCTCCGGGTTCTGCTCCATGGGCTCGCGCACCGCCTGCCGGTGTTGCTGATGCTGGAGGACTGGCACTGGGCGGACGCGGCCTCGGATGCGGCCCTGCGCTACCTGGTGAGCACCATCGAGGGCTTCCCGGTGATGTTCCTGGTGAACCACCGCGACGACTACTGCCCGCGCTGGGGCAGCGTGCCTTCCGTGGCGCTCCGGCTGGGTCCCCTCCAGCCGGAGGAGACCGCGTCCATGGTGCGGGCGCTGCTGGGCGGGGCGGGCACCCTGCCCGAGCGGTTGTTCGCGATGGTGCACGAGCGCACGGGGGGCAATCCCTTCTTCATCGAGGAGGTGTGCCGGGCCCTGCTCGAGGGCGAGGAGGTGGTGATCGAGGAGGCGGGGCCCCGGTTGACCCGCGAACTCACCCGGCTCGATGTGCCCGACAGCGTGCAGGCGGTGGTGCGCGCGCGCATCGACCGGCTCGGGGCCGCCGAGGCGGAGGTGCTGGCGCTGGCCGCGGTCGTGGGAACCGACGTTCCGCTCCGGTTGCTGGAGCGGCTCGTGGAGGCGCCCGAGCGGCTCCCGGACCTGCTGGAGCGGCTGAAGGCCGCGGAGATGCTCTGGGAGGACGGGGAGGGCCGGGAGCAGATGTACCGCTTCAAGCACCTCATCATCCATGACGTGGCCTATGGCTCGCAGATGCTCAGCCAGCGCCGGGGGCTGCACATCCGCGTGGGCGAAGTGCTGGAGGAGCTCTCCGCCATCCGGCCCATGGAGCACTTCGAGGCGCTGGCCCACCACTACGGAAGGGGAGAGCAGTACGGCAAGGCCTCGCTCTACGCCGAGCTGGCGGGGGACAAGGCGGCCCAGTCGCACGCGCTGGAGGCCGCGCGCCGGCAATACGAGCGGGCCCTGGAGTTCCTCGAGAAGCTGGACCGGACGCAGGAGCTGATGCGCCGCCGGGTGGAGCTGGTCATCCGCTGGAGCAAGGCCGCCCTCCACAAGCCCTCCACGCGGCAGGTGAATGCGCTGGAGGAGTGCTACGCCATCTCGCTGGAGATCGGCTACCCGAAGGGCGCGATGCGGTGCGGGTTCTGGGCAGGCTTCCTCCAGTACGCCCTGGGCAACCAGGCCGAGGCGGTGTGGCACTTCGAGCGGGTGCTGCCCCTGGCCCGCGAGCTGGGGGATGGGCAGATGGTGGCGCAGATCCAGCTCAGCCTGGGGCAGAGCTTCGCGGTCTCCACCGAGTACCAGCAGGCACTGGAGTGTTTCTCGAAGGGCATGGCCTTTCCGCCCTCCTTCGGGGTGGAGGCACACGCGGCGAAGGCCTACGCGATGGGCTACCTGGGCATGCTGCATGGAGACCAGGGCCGCTTCGACGAGGGCTACCGGTGCCTGGAAGAGGGGCTGCGGATGGTCCGGACGCTCGGGCGGCGCTCGCTGGAGGGCTCGGTGGTGACCCTGCAAGCCATGGTGCGGCTGTGGCAAGGGGACTGGAACGCCTCGTTGGAAGCGGCGCTGTGGCTGCGCTCGGAGGCGGAGCGGATGGGCGGCCCGTTCATCATCGCCATGAGCAAGACGGTGGAGGGCTTCGCGCGCTTTCACCTCTCGGGCGGGGCCGCGGCCATCACGCTCTTGAGCGAGGCGGTGTCCTGGCTGGAGGAGAATGACACCCGGCTGGCCCTCTCGTGGAACCAGGCGTGTCTGGCCGAGGCGCTGGCGCTGGAAGGCCGGGGCGATGAGGCGCGGCGCCAGGCGGACCGGGCGCTGACCCGCGCGCTGTCCGGGGACCGGCGCGGGGAGGCGATGGCGCACCGTGCCCTGGGGCTGGCCGCCGCGCGCAGCTACCTGCCGGACCATGCCCGGGCCTTGGAGCACCTGGAGAAGAGCATCGAGGTGGCCCGCCGCAAGGACTCTCCCCGCGAGGAGGCCCTCTCCCGCTTCCGGATGGCCGAGAGCCTGCGGGCCCTGGGCCGCCGCGACGAAGCGGCCCATCAGCTCGGGCTGTCACTGCCTCGGCTCGAGGAGATGAACATGGTCTGGTACCGCCAGCAGGCGCACGTGCTCTGGGAAGGGCTCGCCGGGGCCTTGCCGCGGTGA